Below is a window of Myroides profundi DNA.
CGCTAAATACGAACAAATCCAATGGCAACCTGTAGAAGTACTTACTGATACAGAGAGAGGTGCTGGAGGTTTTGGGAGCACTGGAGTAAAATAGATATTGTAATATAAAGATATTAGAAAATGAAAATTATTGTACCAATGGCTGGTCGTGGGTCTAGACTTCGTCCTCACACATTAACTGTACCTAAACCATTAATCCCTATCGCTGGGAAACCAATTGTACACCGATTAGTAGAAGACATCGCTAAAGTTCTTAACGATACGATAGATGAGATTGCATTTATCATCCACGAGAGCTTTGGAAAAAAAGTAGAAGAAGACTTAATCGCTATCGCTGCTAAACTAGGAGCGAAAGGGACAATCTGCTATCAAAACGAAGCTCTAGGAACTGCTCATGCTATCCTATGTGCTAAAGAAGCTATGCAAGGGCCTATCGTGGTAGCGTATGCAGATACGTTATTCCGCGCTGACTTTAACCTAGAGAAAGACGCTGACAGCGTTATCTGGGTAAAACAAGTAGAAGATCCTAGCGCATTCGGTGTAGTACAACTAAATGATAAAAACGACATCGTAGATTTCGTAGAGAAGCCTAAAGAGTTTGTATCTGATCTAGCGATCATCGGTATCTACTACTTTAAAAGTGGTGAAACGTTGCGCAAAGAATTAGAGTACTTACTAGATAATAATATTATCAAAGGAGGCGAATACCAACTAACAGACGCTCTAGAGAATATGAAGCAAAAAGGAATGCGCTTCGTACCTGGTCAGGTAGATGAGTGGATGGACTGTGGTAATAAAAATGTAACTGTAGATACGAATAACAGAATGTTAGGCTTCTTAGAACAAGAGAACGCTAACTATGTATCTGATAATGTAGTGCTAGAGAACAGTACGATCATCCGTCCATGTTATATCGGAGAGAATGTAGTATTAGTGAATACGACTGTAGGACCTAATGTATCTCTAGGAGACAACTGTAAAGTAGAAAATGCTACTATCAAAAACAGTCTTATCCAAACAAACTCTACAATCAGAAATGCAAATCTAGATAATGCTATGGTGGGTAACCATGCTACTTATGACGGTAAGCATACGAGTATCAGTATCGGAGACTACTCTGTACTAGACTAAATCATGATATAGACGTCTCCTGTATATACTGTTGATATATCTATTTGACTATATCTTCATCCTTATTTAATACAGGAACAGACGCTAAAATATTAAATCCGTTTTAAACTTTATTTAAAACGGATTTTTTTTATCTATCTTGCTACTATAAAATAGTTTTAGACGATTATGAGAAAGATATCCCTACTTATTATCTGTACTTTATTTCTAGTTGTAGGATGTAAGAAGAAGAACATGGATGGTATACTAGACGAGAGTGAGGCTAGTAATGCTAAAACTGTGCTTACGATTCTAAACAACCACAATAAACAAATAGTAGACTTCACTACCACTGCTATTCGCTCTTCTGCGTCTTATGAGGCGGATAACGATTCTAAGAAGTTCTCTATGGATATCTTTATCGAAAAGGATAAACAGATCTTGCTGAACATTCGCTTTATAGGTATTCCGATAGCTAAGGTATATGTAACTCCAGAAGGAGTGCAGTACTATGAGAAGTGGAATAAGGTATTCTTCAAAGGAGACTTCAGTATGCTAAGTCAATGGCTAGGTACAGACCTTAACTATACTAAGTTTCAGAATCTGCTATTAGGTCAGGCTCTAGATGCTCAGTCGGGAACTAATAAGTATGAAGCATCTATAGAAGAAGGATTGCACAAAATCAAAGCTAAGGTAGAAGAAGATATCCAATCTGCTTATTTCTTCGAAGACCAAAATGGATTATTGAAAAAAGAAGAGATATCTCAGGCATCTAGCAATAGAATTGTCACTATTTCTTATCCAGAATATAAAAAAGTGGGAAAATATACGACTCCTACTGAAATAAATATAGATGCAAGACAAGAAAAAAGCATACATTTGAACATTCGTTATGACAATGTGACTTTTAATGATAACTTGAACTTTAATTACAAGGTTCCAGCAGGTTATAAACAAGTCGGAATAAAACAATAAGATCAACAAGAAGTAATCTACAAATGAGACGAGCGTATTTATCCTTATTATTAATATGTAC
It encodes the following:
- a CDS encoding sugar nucleotidyltransferase — its product is MKIIVPMAGRGSRLRPHTLTVPKPLIPIAGKPIVHRLVEDIAKVLNDTIDEIAFIIHESFGKKVEEDLIAIAAKLGAKGTICYQNEALGTAHAILCAKEAMQGPIVVAYADTLFRADFNLEKDADSVIWVKQVEDPSAFGVVQLNDKNDIVDFVEKPKEFVSDLAIIGIYYFKSGETLRKELEYLLDNNIIKGGEYQLTDALENMKQKGMRFVPGQVDEWMDCGNKNVTVDTNNRMLGFLEQENANYVSDNVVLENSTIIRPCYIGENVVLVNTTVGPNVSLGDNCKVENATIKNSLIQTNSTIRNANLDNAMVGNHATYDGKHTSISIGDYSVLD
- a CDS encoding DUF4292 domain-containing protein, which gives rise to MRKISLLIICTLFLVVGCKKKNMDGILDESEASNAKTVLTILNNHNKQIVDFTTTAIRSSASYEADNDSKKFSMDIFIEKDKQILLNIRFIGIPIAKVYVTPEGVQYYEKWNKVFFKGDFSMLSQWLGTDLNYTKFQNLLLGQALDAQSGTNKYEASIEEGLHKIKAKVEEDIQSAYFFEDQNGLLKKEEISQASSNRIVTISYPEYKKVGKYTTPTEINIDARQEKSIHLNIRYDNVTFNDNLNFNYKVPAGYKQVGIKQ